The following nucleotide sequence is from Streptomyces leeuwenhoekii.
CCGGGGCGGACCGTCGTGCCAGGTGCAGAACACCGACACCCGCTCGGCGCCCGAGGCGAACTCCACCCGGATCCACGCCCCGGTCTTCCACACCTGCATCGACCAGCCGGCGGCCGGTGCCGCCGACACCAGCGACGCGGAGGACGGGCCCAGGTCGAACACCGCACGCCCGCCCTCGGTGTCGTAGCCGCGGATCCGGCCCGAAGCGGCCGGGGACGCGCGGGGCGGGGCGGGCGCGGCCGAGGAGGCCGCCGCCGTCCGGGACGGTGCCGGCTCCGGCGCGCGGGACGGCCGGCCGGGCTTGGCCGAGGCGCTCCGGGAGGGTGACGGCCGCGGCGACGGCGACACCGGCCGCGGTGACGCGGACGCCGTCGCCTCGGCCACTGTGACCGGCAGGGCCCGGGGCGGGTCGTAGGCCGTACCGGCCAGCACCGTGTGCACACCCCACCAGCACAGCGTGGCCGCCGCGCCCGTGGCGAGCAGCCAGGCCAGTACGTGTACGAGTCCTCTGCGCATCGCGGCCATACTGCCGCACCCGCCCATCCGCCCCGCTCCGCACCGCAGTTGTCCACAGGAGCGGAGTTGTCCACAGGGCTCGTACCGGCCGTGCGGGCATGGCGTACGGTGCCGCCCATGGCAAGTGTGCTCGTGGTCGAGGACGACCCGTTCGTCCGCTCGGCGCTCATCCGGCACCTGACCGACGCCTCGCACACCGTGCGCAGCGTGGGGACGGCGCTGGAGGCGCTGCGGGAGGTCGCCCAGCTCCGTTTCGACGTCGTGGTCCTGGATCTCGGACTGCCCGATCTCGACGGGTCCGAGGCCCTGAAGATGCTGCGCGGCATCACGGACGTCCCGGTGATCGTCGCCACCGCCCGGGACGACGAGACGGAGATCGTCCGGCTGCTCAACGCCGGGGCGGACGACTACCTCACCAAACCGTTCTCGGTCGAGCACCTCTCGGCGCGGATGGCGGCCGTCCTGCGCCGCGCCCGCTCCGGCGCCGGGGGCACCCCGCCGTCGACGGTGATCCGGGTCGGCGGCCTCACCGTCGACCCTCTGCGCCGTCAGGCCGAACTGGACGGCGTACGGCTGGAGCTGACCCGTCGCGAGTTCGACCTGCTCGCCTTCCTCGCCGGCCGGCCCGGCGTGGTCGTCCCCCGCAGGGAGCTGCTGGCCGAGGTGTGGCGGCAGTCCTACGGCGACGACCAGACCATCGACGTGCACCTGTCGTGGCTGCGGCGGAAACTGGGCGAGACCGCCGCCAGCCCGCGCTATCTGCACACCCTGCGGGGCGTCGGCGTGAAGCTGGAACCGCCCGGGTGGGAGCGGTCCCCATGAGGTGGGCGCTGGTCAAGGTGTCGCTGGCGGTCACGGCCATGGTGGTGGTGGCCTTCGCCGTCCCCCTCGGCCTCGTCGTCCGGGAGATGGCCCGGGACCGCGCCTTCTCCAACGCCGAGCGGCGGGCCGCTGCCGTCGCCCCGGCGCTGTCCATCACCACCGGCCGGGACCAGCTCCGCCGCGTCGTCGCCGCGGCCGGCTCCGGCGCGGACATGGCGGTGCACCTGCCGGCCTCCGGCCGGACCGGCGCGGTCGGCGTCGGCCGGCAGCGCGCCACCGGCGAGGACATCGCGGCCGTGCGGAAGCTGGGACGTGTCTCCACCACCGAGGTGCCCGGAGGGTCGGCGCTGCTGCAACCGGTCGCGCTCAGCACCGGGGACATCGCCGTCATCGAGGTGTACGTCGCCGAGGCGGAGGTCACCAACGGCGTCGGCACCGCCTGGGCGGTGCTGGCCGCGGTCGGTGCCGCGCTCGTCGTCGGCTCGGTCGCCGTCGCCGACCGGCTGGGCGTGCGGATGGTGCGGCCCGCGCGGCGCCTGGTGCGGGGGGCGCGCGAGCTCGGGGAGGGCCGGCTGGGCGCGCGGGTGCCCGAGGAGGGGCCGACCGAACTGCGCCTGGCCGCGGTGGCGTTCAACTCCATGGCCGACCAGGTCGTCCGGCTCCTCGCCAACGAGCGGGAGCTGGCCGCCGACCTGTCCCACCGGTTGCGCACCCCGCTGACCGTGCTGCGGCTCAACGCGGCCTCGCTCGGCGACGGCCCGGCCGCCGAGCAGACCCGGGCCGCGGTCGAGCAACTGGAGCGCGAGGTGGACACCATCATCCGTACGGCGCGGCAGGCCAAGCCGCAGACGACCGCGGCCGGTCCCGGCGCCGGGTGCGACGCGGCCGAGGTGGTCCGGGAACGGATGGCCTTCTGGTCCGCGCTCGCGGAGGACGAGGGCCGCCGATGGCGGGTGGCCGGTGCCGACCGGCCGGTGCGCGTCCCGGTGGCGCGCGCGGACCTGGCGGCGGCCCTGGACGCCCTGCTCGGCAACGTCTTCCGGCACACCCCGCAGGGCACGGCCTTCGCGGTCGACGTGCACAGCGGCGAGGACGCGGTGATCGTCCTGGTCTCCGACGCGGGCCCCGGCATACCCGACCCGAAGGCGGCGATGGCCCGCGGCCGGGGCAAGGGCAGCGACGGGTCGACGGGCCTCGGCCTGGACATCGTGCGCCGGCTCGCCGAGTCCACGGGCGGGGACGTGCGGATCGGCTCCTCGGTACTGGGCGGGACCGAGGTGCGGATATGGCTCCAGCGCGACGGCCGGGCCCCGGCGCGGCGCGGGCCCCGCGGCACGGTACGGCGCCGGCGCCACCCCCGGACGGCGGCCCTCCCCTTCCGCCGGTTCACCCGGCCCCGCGCCCGCCCCTGACCCGCCCCGGGCCGCCGGCGCCCTCCGTCCCGCGCACCGGCGGGGCGGCATCCGGAGATGCCGCCCCCGCTCCTCCGTCCCCCCCCCGGGACCCCCTACCGCTCCCCGACCTCCGGCAGCTTCCCCGTGCGGGCCGCCCGCGCGTACCAGTGGGCGCTGGACTTCGGGATCCGCTTCAGGGTGACGTAGTCGACGTAGACGGCGCCGAAGCGCTTGCCGTAGCCGTAGGCCCACTCGAAGTTGTCCATCAGGGACCACAGGTAGTAGCCGCGGACGTCGGCGCCGTCGGCGATGGCGCGGTGGACCGCCGACAGGTGGCCGTGCAGGTAGGCGATGCGCTCCGGGTCGTGGACGCTGCCGTCGGACTCGGGCTTGTCGTCGTAGGCGGCCCCGTTCTCGGTGATGTACAGCGGCAGGCCCGGCGCCTCACGGGTGTACCGCATGATCAGCTCGTGCAGGCCGGTCGGGTCGATCGTCCAGCCCATCTCGGTGCGCTCGCCCGGCGTCTGGTGGAACGCCACGTCGTGCGCGGCCGGCCAGGGCGAGTGGTCGCTGGAGCCGTGGCCGTCGGCGCGCGGGCCGGGCGGGGCGGACTCGGCCGCCGACACCAGCGTGGGCGTGTAGTAGTTGAGGCCCAGCGCGTCCAGCGGCTGCTGGATCGCCGCCAGGTCGCCGCTGCGGACGTACGACCAGTCCGTCAGTGACGCCGTCGCCTCCAGCAGCGACTGCGGGTAGGCGCCGTGCAGGATCGGCCCGTGGAAGACGCCGTTGGCCAGGTCGTCGATCTTGCGGGCCGCCGCCAGGTCCGCGGGCTGCTGCGACAGCGGGCGGACCACGGAGGAGTTGAGGCTGATCGCCACCGAGTTGCGGGCGGGCATCACCGAGCGCAGGGCCGTCGTGCCCAGCCCGTGCGCCAGGTTGAGGTGGTGGGCCGCGCGCAGGGCGGCGGCCGGCTCCGTGCGGCCCGGGGCGTGCACCCCCGAGGAGTAGCCGAGGAAGGCGCTGCACCACGGCTCGTTCAGCGTGATCCACTGCTCGACACGGTCGCCGAGGGCCTCTCCGACGATCTGCGCGTACTCGGCGAACCGGTAGGCGGTGTCCCGCTCGGGCCAGCCGCCCGCGTCCTCCAGTTCCTGCGGCAGGTCCCAGTGGTACAGGGTGACGGCGGGCTTGATGCCGTGCGCGAGCAGCTCGTCGACCAGGCGGCGGTAGAAGTCCAGGCCGCGCTGGACGGCGGGGCCGCGGCCGGTCGGCTGCACCCGCGGCCAGGAGACGGAGAAGCGGTAGGCGGTCAGGCCCAGCTCCGCCATCAGCGCCACGTCCTCGCGATAGCGGTGGTAGTGGTCGACCGCGAGGTCACCGGTGTCACCGCCGGCCGTCTTTCCCGGCGTATGGCTGAAGGTGTCCCAGATCGACGGCGTACGGCCGTCCTCCCGCACCGCTCCCTCGATCTGATACGCGGAAGTGGCGGCGCCCCAGAGGAAGGCGGGCGGGAAGGTGGCGGCCATCAGGTCAGACATGGAGTCGCTCCCGTGAGTCGAGGGCGCCAATTATGCATGGGAGCGCTCCCACAAGGGAAGGGGGGCTGCGGCTCCGAGTCGTGCGGACCCCCGGTTCCGCCGTTCCGTCCGCGCGGACCGGACCGCTCGTGCGCGGCCCCGGTCCCGCGGTGCCACCGGGGCCCGTCAGGCCGAGGCGCGCACCACGAGCTGCGTGGGCAGGACCACTTCCCGGCGGCCGGCGCCGCGCTCGGCGATCTCGTCCAGCAGCAGGCCGGCCATGGTGCGGCCCATCTCCTCCAGCGGCTGGCGGACGCTGGTCAGCGGGGGATCGATGTGCCGGGCCACGATCGAGTCGTCGAAACCGACGACGGCCACGTCGCCGGGGACCCGCCGGCCGGACGCGCGCAGCTCCAGCACGGCGCCCGAGGCCATCACGTCGGAGGCGGCGAAGACGGCGTCCAGGTCGGGGCGGCGGCGCAGCAGGTCCCGCATGGCCGCGCGCCCGCCCTCCTCGGTGAAGTCGCCGTGGGCGATCAGCTCCTCCTCGACGGTGAGGCCCGCGCCCGCCAGCGCGTCCCGGTAGCCGTCGAGACGGGCCCGGGCGGCGTCCATGTCCAGCGGCCCGGTGATGGTGCCGATGGACCGGCGGCCCCGCTCCAGCAGGTGCTGGACCGCGCTCCGGGCGCCGCCGCCGTTGTCCGCGCGGACGTGGCCCAGCGGCTCGCGGTCGCCGCGCCGGCCGGCCAGCACGGTGGGCACGGCGAGCTCCGCCAGCCGGTCCGGCAGCGTGTCGTCGCTGTGCACCGCCATCATCAGCACGCCGTCCACCCGCTGGGCGGACAGGTAGGTGGCCAGCCGCGCGTACTCCTTCTCGTCGTCCGCCAGGACCAGCAGCAACTGCATGCCGGCGCTGGCGAGGCGGGCGGAGACGCCCCGGATGATCCCCGGGAAGTACGGCTCGGAGAAGAGCCGGGTCTCGGCCTCGGGAACGACCAGGGCCACCGAGTCGGTGCGTCGGGTGACCAGGGAGCGGGCGGCGCGGTTGGGGACGTAGCCGAGATCGGCGATGGCCTGCTCCACCGCGGCCCGGGAGCGGGGGCTCACCTTGGGGGAGCCGTTGATCACCCGGGAGACCGTGCCGCGGCCCACGCCGGCGCGCGCGGCCACCGCGTTCAGGGTCGGTCGCCGGACGTCCGCGGGCGCGGGCGGCTGATCGGCAGGGCTCATCGTTCACCTTCCGGCGTTCAGTGGGGGCTCGCGTCATTCTGGCCCAGAAAACCGGCCGGTGGCCTTCGCGGAGGGCGCGGACGCCCTGCGGACGACCGAAGTTACGCCGCTGACCTGCGGCGATCGCGCGCGGGGCGGGGCGGAGACCGGGGGACGACAGAGAGCGGGGCGACACATTCCCGTGACGTGCGGAACACGCTTGCGCAACAACGCCGTTTTCAAGTCTTGACACCCGGCCCGGCAGCAAGGAGTCTTCCGGCATGCCGCGTGGGAGCGGTCCCACGGTCGGTCCGGGGGGTTCCTCCCGTGTGGCCAGCACCGCCAACGGCCCTTCCCTCTGCCTTATATGACACCCCGTTGACCAGCATCCTTCACACCGCACACCACGTGCAGTGGGCCTGGCCGCTGCTCGGACCGAGAGGGCGGGTCCGGACCGCCGGACCTCGGCGGTCTGATTCCTGAGGTCCCGTTCGCCACTGGAACAAGGAGTACTGGAATGCGCATCACCCGCACCGGCGGCGGTCGTGGCCGCAGAGCAGCGGCCCTGACCACGACGGCCCTGACGGCCTCGGCCCTGCTGCTCACCGGATGCAGCGACGACGGCGGCTCGGACGAGACCGCGGACTCCAACGGCAAGATCACGCTGACGGTGGCCGACTACGGGCAGTTCGGTTACAAGGAAGCCGGTCTCTTCGAGAAGTACCAGGAACTGCACCCGAACATCACGGTGAAGGAAGAGGTCGCCGCCAACGAGACGGACTACTACCCGAAGCTCCTTCAGCAGCTGAACGCGGGCAGCGGTCTGGGAGACGTCACGGCCATCGAGGTCGGCCGCATCACCGAGATCGTCACCACCCAGGCGGACAAGTTCACCGACCTGAAGGACTCGATCGAAGTCGGCAACTGGGTGCCCTGGAAGGTGAAGCAGGCCACCACCAAGGACGGCGCGGTCATCGGCGCCGGCACCGACATCGGCCCGATGTCGCTGTGCTACCGCAGGGACCTCTTCGAGAAGGCGGGCCTGCCGACCGACCGCGAGGAGGTCGCCAAGGCGGTCGCGGGCGGCTGGGAGGACTACATCAAGCTCGGTGAGCAGTACAAGAAGAAGGCGCCCGCCGGCACCTACTTCATGGACTCCGCGAGCGCGATGTTCAACGCGGTCGTCAGCTCCTCCCCGGAGCAGTACTACAACGCCGAGGGCGAGGCGATCTACAAGGACAGCGCCTCCGTCAAGCAGGGCTGGGACCTGGCCGCCGAGGCCGCGGAGAAGAAGCTGTCCCAGGGCCTGGCCCAGTTCCAGGACCCCTGGAAGGCGGCGCTGCGCAAGGGCAGCGTGGCCACCGTGGTCTGCCCGGCCTGGATGTCCGCCCAGATCGCGACCTACTCCGGCGACGAGTTCAAGGGCAAGTGGGACATCGCCCGCTCGCCCGGCTCCACCGCGGCCAACTGGGGCGGCTCCTTCCTGGCCGTGCCCAAGAGCGGCAAGCACGTGAAGGAGGCCATCGAGCTGGTCAAGTGGCTGACCGCGCCCGAGCAGCAGGCCGCCGTGTTCAAGGCGGCCGGTATCTTCCCGTCGAACCAGAAGGCCTACGAGCTCCCCGACGTGAAGAACGGGAAGCTGCCGTACTTCAACGACGCCCCGGTCGGCCGGCTCTACGCCGAGGAGGCCAAGTCCATCCCCGAGGCGGTGCTCGGCGCGAAGGACGCCACCATCAAGGACACGATCTCCCGTGAGATCAACAACATGGAGCAGCGGGGCACCAAGTCCGCCGACGCCTGGAAGTCGGCGACCGAAGAGATCGACAAGGTGATCGGCTGACATCCGGTGCGGGCGGCCCACGGGCCGCCCGCACCGCGCTCGGGCGTCCGGGACCGTACGGGGGCCGCCGCCGCGCGGGGCCGCCCCCGCCGGGGCCGGCGGCCGGGCGCCGGCCCGGTCCGCGGCGTCCGGCGGCACTCACCGGACGCCGTGGCGCCGTGTCCTTCCCGGCCCGGCGGCACGACACGGGCCGGGCACCCGGTCCGGCGCCGCGCCGCACGGCCGGACCCCCCGCGCCCCGGACCCCGGCCCGCCCGGCGCGGACGGTCCGGGGCCGGACGGGCGAGCGGCCCGGCGCCCGGGCCCCCGGCATCCGGCGGCCGGGCCGCAGCACCGCACGCACGTCAGGCCGCGCCGCGGGCCGCTCGCCACACGGCGGCCCGCGCAGGGGACGCCGGGACGGGCGCCCGGCCCGTGACCTCGACTCCCGCCCGCCCCCTACCCGGCCGAGACCTCCCAGGGAAGGATTCCCTCCGTGGCAACGACAACCCCCGCACGGGGCGCCCACACCCCGCCGACCGGCGGTTCCGGCGCCGCGCCGAACGGACGCAGCGCCTGGCGCACACGGCTGTGGCGCTTCGACGACAAGGTGTCGCCGTACGCGTACATCGCCCCCTTCTTCCTCGTCTTCGGCGCCTTCGGGCTCTACCCGCTCCTCTACACCGGGTGGATCGCCCTGCACCGGGTGGAGATGACCAGCCTCGACCAGTCCGAGTGGGTCGGCTGGGACAACTTCGCCAAGATCCTCCAGGACTCCGAGTTCTGGACGTCCGTCAGCAACACCTTCGTCATCGGCGTCATCTCGACCGTCCCGCAGCTCCTCATGGCGCTGGGCCTGGCCCACCTGCTCAACTACAAGCTGCGCGCCAGCACGTTCTGGCGGACGGTGATCCTCACCCCGTACGCCACCTCGGTGGCGACCGCCGCCCTGGTCTTCGCCCTGGTCTTCCGGGCCGACGGCGGCATCCTCAACTGGGTGCTGAGCTTCTTCGGCGTCGACAACATCGACTGGGGCAACGGGCACTGGACGTCCAAGATCGCCATCTCGGTCATCGTGATCTGGCGCTGGACCGGCTACAACGCGCTGATCTACCTGGCGGCGATGCAGGCCGTGCCGGCCGACCTGTACGAGGCGGCCTCCATCGACGGGGCCAACCGCTGGCAGCAGTTCCTCAAGGTGACCATCCCCTCGCTGCGGCCGACGATCCTGTTCACCATCGTCATCTCGACCATCGGCTCCCTCCAGCTCTTCGGCGAGCCGCTGCTGCTGCAGGGCGGCACCCTCGGAGCCGTCGGCGGCAGTGAACACCAGTACGAGACCCTCAGCATCTACCTCTTCAACTACGGCTGGAAGCTCGGCCACCTCGGCCCGGCCGCGGCCGTCGCCTGGGCCATGCTCGTGCTGCTGCTGCTCATCGCCCTGATCAACTGGATCGTCGGCCGGTACGTGCGCAAGAACGCGGTCTGACGGGAGCGATATCGATGACAACGACCAGTCCCACCAAGACCGCCGCCCCGGACCTGGACCCGGCACCGCCCGCCGCCCCCGCGGGCCCGGGCCGAGGCCGCTTCAAGCTGGGCGCCGGCGGGCAGCTCAAGGGCGGCCCCTTCACCTACATCGCCCTGGCCGTCGTCGGCCTCGGCTCGATCTTCCCGCTGTACTGGACGCTGGTGGCCGCCTCGCACGACCAGCAGCGCGTCCTCGACAGCCCCCCGCCGCTGCTGCCGGGCGGCCGGCTGATGAGCAACCTGGAGGCGGCCTGGGAACAGGCCAACCTGGGCAAGGCCATCGTCAACAGCGTCATCGTGGCCGGCAGCATCACCGTGGCCACGCTGTTCTTCTGCACTCTGGCCGGCTACGCCTTCGCCAAGATGCGCTTCCGCGGCCGCGGCGCGCTGATGACCGCGGTCATCGCCACCCTGACCATCCCCCCGCAGCTCAGCGTCGTCCCGCTGTTCATGATCATGTCGGACATCGGGTGGGGCGGCGAACTGGAGTCGGTGATCTTCCCGACCCTCGTCGGCGCCTTCGGCGTCTTCTTCATGCGCCAGTACCTGCTGGAGGCCCTGCCCTACGAGCTGATCGAGGCGGCCAAGGTGGACGGGGCCCACAACCTGCGCATCGTGTGGAGCGTCGTCCTGCCCGCGGCCCGGCCCGCGATGATGGTGCTCGGCATGCTCACCTTCGTGCAGGCGTGGAACGACTTCTTCTGGCCCTTCCTCGCGCTGAACCAGCAGAACCCCACCATCCAGGTGGCGCTGGGCCAGCTCAGCGCCTCCTACACCCCCGACCAGAGCATCGTCATGGCCGGCGCGCTCATCAGCACCCTGCCGCTGCTGCTGGTCTTCGTGGTCTTCGGCAAGCAGATCGTCGGAGGCATCATGACGGGCGCCGTCAAGGGCTGAGCCGGGTCGCCGCCGCCGATCCGCCAGCCCGCGCACCCACCCCCGTCCGGTACGGCCCGCCACGCCCCGCATCCGGGCCGTACCGGACCGGCCGCGCGCCCGCGCGCCCCGGCCGCCTTCCCTCCCCGCCGGCCCCTGTCCGGCCCCTCATCACGCCACCCCTGGGAGCGTTCTCACCATGACCACCGTACGACCCGAGACCACGGCCCGGCCGGCAACGGACCTCTCCTTCCCGGCGGACTTCGTCTGGGGCGCCGCCACCGCCGCCTACCAGGTGGAGGGCGCCGCCACCGAGGCCGGCCGCACCCCCTCCATCTGGGACACCTTCAGCCACACCCCCGGAAAGGTCCGCAACGGCGACACCGGTGACATCGCCGCCGACCACTACCACCGGTACCGCGACGACGTGGCGCTGATGAAGGAGCTCGGCCTCAAGGCGTACCGCTTCTCCGTCTCCTGGTCCCGGGTCCAGCCGACCGGCCGCGGCCCCGCCGTCGAACGCGGCCTGGACTTCTACCGCCGCCTCACCGACGAGCTGCTCCAGGCCGGGATCACCCCCGTCGCCACCCTCTACCACTGGGACCTGCCGCAGGAACTGGAGGACGCGGGCGGCTGGCCGCACCGCGACACCGCCGACCGCTTCGCCGACTACGCCGAGATCATGGCCCGCGCCCTCGGGGACCGCATCGGCGTGTGGACCACCCTCAACGAACCGTGGTGCTCGGCGTTCCTCGGCTACGGCTCCGGCGTGCACGCCCCGGGGCGCACCGACCCGGCCGCCACCCTGCGCGCCGCACACCACCTCAACCTGGCCCACGGCCGGGCCGTCGGAGCGCTGCGCGCGGTGCTGCCGGCCTCCGCCCGCACCTCCATCACCCTCAACCTGCACCAGGTGCGCCCGCTCACCGGCAGCCCCGAGGACGCCGAGGCGGCCCGCCGCATCGACGCGGTCGGCAACCGGATCTTCACCGGCCCGATCCTCGACGGCGCCTACCCCGAGGACCTGCTCGCCGACACCGCGCACATCGTCGACTGGGGACAGCTCGTACGGGACGGGGAC
It contains:
- a CDS encoding GH1 family beta-glucosidase, which produces MTTVRPETTARPATDLSFPADFVWGAATAAYQVEGAATEAGRTPSIWDTFSHTPGKVRNGDTGDIAADHYHRYRDDVALMKELGLKAYRFSVSWSRVQPTGRGPAVERGLDFYRRLTDELLQAGITPVATLYHWDLPQELEDAGGWPHRDTADRFADYAEIMARALGDRIGVWTTLNEPWCSAFLGYGSGVHAPGRTDPAATLRAAHHLNLAHGRAVGALRAVLPASARTSITLNLHQVRPLTGSPEDAEAARRIDAVGNRIFTGPILDGAYPEDLLADTAHIVDWGQLVRDGDLAEISRPIDVLGVNYYSPTVVSLPADGHGATRNDGHGASDHSPWTGSEHVAFHLANDDLTAMNWAIDPSGLHTLLTGLAASYPQLPLMVTENGAAFDDYVSPEGEVNDPQRIAYLHSHLEAVRRAVADGADVRGYFLWSLLDNFEWSYGYSKRFGAVYVDYATQRRIPKASARWYAEVIRRNALPGATAQG
- a CDS encoding ABC transporter substrate-binding protein, producing the protein MRITRTGGGRGRRAAALTTTALTASALLLTGCSDDGGSDETADSNGKITLTVADYGQFGYKEAGLFEKYQELHPNITVKEEVAANETDYYPKLLQQLNAGSGLGDVTAIEVGRITEIVTTQADKFTDLKDSIEVGNWVPWKVKQATTKDGAVIGAGTDIGPMSLCYRRDLFEKAGLPTDREEVAKAVAGGWEDYIKLGEQYKKKAPAGTYFMDSASAMFNAVVSSSPEQYYNAEGEAIYKDSASVKQGWDLAAEAAEKKLSQGLAQFQDPWKAALRKGSVATVVCPAWMSAQIATYSGDEFKGKWDIARSPGSTAANWGGSFLAVPKSGKHVKEAIELVKWLTAPEQQAAVFKAAGIFPSNQKAYELPDVKNGKLPYFNDAPVGRLYAEEAKSIPEAVLGAKDATIKDTISREINNMEQRGTKSADAWKSATEEIDKVIG
- a CDS encoding carbohydrate ABC transporter permease; translation: MTTTSPTKTAAPDLDPAPPAAPAGPGRGRFKLGAGGQLKGGPFTYIALAVVGLGSIFPLYWTLVAASHDQQRVLDSPPPLLPGGRLMSNLEAAWEQANLGKAIVNSVIVAGSITVATLFFCTLAGYAFAKMRFRGRGALMTAVIATLTIPPQLSVVPLFMIMSDIGWGGELESVIFPTLVGAFGVFFMRQYLLEALPYELIEAAKVDGAHNLRIVWSVVLPAARPAMMVLGMLTFVQAWNDFFWPFLALNQQNPTIQVALGQLSASYTPDQSIVMAGALISTLPLLLVFVVFGKQIVGGIMTGAVKG
- a CDS encoding GH1 family beta-glucosidase; translation: MSDLMAATFPPAFLWGAATSAYQIEGAVREDGRTPSIWDTFSHTPGKTAGGDTGDLAVDHYHRYREDVALMAELGLTAYRFSVSWPRVQPTGRGPAVQRGLDFYRRLVDELLAHGIKPAVTLYHWDLPQELEDAGGWPERDTAYRFAEYAQIVGEALGDRVEQWITLNEPWCSAFLGYSSGVHAPGRTEPAAALRAAHHLNLAHGLGTTALRSVMPARNSVAISLNSSVVRPLSQQPADLAAARKIDDLANGVFHGPILHGAYPQSLLEATASLTDWSYVRSGDLAAIQQPLDALGLNYYTPTLVSAAESAPPGPRADGHGSSDHSPWPAAHDVAFHQTPGERTEMGWTIDPTGLHELIMRYTREAPGLPLYITENGAAYDDKPESDGSVHDPERIAYLHGHLSAVHRAIADGADVRGYYLWSLMDNFEWAYGYGKRFGAVYVDYVTLKRIPKSSAHWYARAARTGKLPEVGER
- a CDS encoding sensor histidine kinase, with product MRWALVKVSLAVTAMVVVAFAVPLGLVVREMARDRAFSNAERRAAAVAPALSITTGRDQLRRVVAAAGSGADMAVHLPASGRTGAVGVGRQRATGEDIAAVRKLGRVSTTEVPGGSALLQPVALSTGDIAVIEVYVAEAEVTNGVGTAWAVLAAVGAALVVGSVAVADRLGVRMVRPARRLVRGARELGEGRLGARVPEEGPTELRLAAVAFNSMADQVVRLLANERELAADLSHRLRTPLTVLRLNAASLGDGPAAEQTRAAVEQLEREVDTIIRTARQAKPQTTAAGPGAGCDAAEVVRERMAFWSALAEDEGRRWRVAGADRPVRVPVARADLAAALDALLGNVFRHTPQGTAFAVDVHSGEDAVIVLVSDAGPGIPDPKAAMARGRGKGSDGSTGLGLDIVRRLAESTGGDVRIGSSVLGGTEVRIWLQRDGRAPARRGPRGTVRRRRHPRTAALPFRRFTRPRARP
- a CDS encoding response regulator transcription factor, with protein sequence MASVLVVEDDPFVRSALIRHLTDASHTVRSVGTALEALREVAQLRFDVVVLDLGLPDLDGSEALKMLRGITDVPVIVATARDDETEIVRLLNAGADDYLTKPFSVEHLSARMAAVLRRARSGAGGTPPSTVIRVGGLTVDPLRRQAELDGVRLELTRREFDLLAFLAGRPGVVVPRRELLAEVWRQSYGDDQTIDVHLSWLRRKLGETAASPRYLHTLRGVGVKLEPPGWERSP
- a CDS encoding carbohydrate ABC transporter permease, with translation MATTTPARGAHTPPTGGSGAAPNGRSAWRTRLWRFDDKVSPYAYIAPFFLVFGAFGLYPLLYTGWIALHRVEMTSLDQSEWVGWDNFAKILQDSEFWTSVSNTFVIGVISTVPQLLMALGLAHLLNYKLRASTFWRTVILTPYATSVATAALVFALVFRADGGILNWVLSFFGVDNIDWGNGHWTSKIAISVIVIWRWTGYNALIYLAAMQAVPADLYEAASIDGANRWQQFLKVTIPSLRPTILFTIVISTIGSLQLFGEPLLLQGGTLGAVGGSEHQYETLSIYLFNYGWKLGHLGPAAAVAWAMLVLLLLIALINWIVGRYVRKNAV
- a CDS encoding LacI family DNA-binding transcriptional regulator: MSPADQPPAPADVRRPTLNAVAARAGVGRGTVSRVINGSPKVSPRSRAAVEQAIADLGYVPNRAARSLVTRRTDSVALVVPEAETRLFSEPYFPGIIRGVSARLASAGMQLLLVLADDEKEYARLATYLSAQRVDGVLMMAVHSDDTLPDRLAELAVPTVLAGRRGDREPLGHVRADNGGGARSAVQHLLERGRRSIGTITGPLDMDAARARLDGYRDALAGAGLTVEEELIAHGDFTEEGGRAAMRDLLRRRPDLDAVFAASDVMASGAVLELRASGRRVPGDVAVVGFDDSIVARHIDPPLTSVRQPLEEMGRTMAGLLLDEIAERGAGRREVVLPTQLVVRASA